ATGAGACGGTGCGCGGAAAAAATCGGGTGCATGTGTTGTATTGATTGCCCAAGAACAACCGAATCAAAGATGACACCTTGACAAACCCAAAGTCCGTCTGTATACTTATTATAGACTTTTCGATTTTAACAAATTAGGTGGGTATCCTGATGTCGAATTTCACAGACGAAGAACTACTGCAAATCATTAAAACTGGGGAATCTGATGCTGTCGAATTTAAGGAGTCTTTGTCTGGCAGTGCCCGAGAAAGAATTAGAGAGGCGATCTGCGCCTTTGCTAATGATCTACCAGACCATAGAAAACCGGGCCTTATTCTTATAGGTGTGAAAGACGACGTAACTCTCGGAACCACACCAATTACGGATGAATTGTTGCGTCAGTTAGCCGATATGAAAACAGACGGAAACATTGTGCCTCCACCGTCCTTGACGGTAGAAAAGCGGAGGCTACAAGGTAAGGAAGTAGCAGTTGTTAAAGTGGAACCGAGCGACTCACCGCCCGTCCGATGCAAAGGGGCGATTCATATCCGAACAGGGCCGCGTCGAGATACCGCCACAGCACAAGATGAGCGGATACTCAATGAAAAACGGCGATATTTAGAGCGTCCGTTTGACCTCTATCCTGTCCTGTCAAGTCAGATTTCCGACCTCAACTTGGCTTTGTTTAGTTATGAATACCTACCGAAAGCGTTTTCTGCGGAAATATTGGATACCAATGATCGGAGTTTGAATGAACAGCTCGCAGCCACAAAGATGATCGCCGCTGCAGATGACCCGACAGCAACTGTACTCGGCATCCTCACGCTTGGAAA
This region of Candidatus Poribacteria bacterium genomic DNA includes:
- a CDS encoding putative DNA binding domain-containing protein, whose product is MSNFTDEELLQIIKTGESDAVEFKESLSGSARERIREAICAFANDLPDHRKPGLILIGVKDDVTLGTTPITDELLRQLADMKTDGNIVPPPSLTVEKRRLQGKEVAVVKVEPSDSPPVRCKGAIHIRTGPRRDTATAQDERILNEKRRYLERPFDLYPVLSSQISDLNLALFSYEYLPKAFSAEILDTNDRSLNEQLAATKMIAAADDPTATVLGILTLGKNPQDFLPGAYVQFLRVDGNELTDDIVDSLAVRGAISDQIRRLDDKLIAHNRIAVDIISGPIEKRTALYPIEAVQQITRNAIMHRTYEGTNAPVHVYWYNDRIEILSPGGVFGSITAENFGKPGFVDYRNPNLAEAMRTFELVQRFGVGIRIARRLLAEAGHPEPKFEINSTHASAIIHAK